The Verrucomicrobium spinosum DSM 4136 = JCM 18804 genome includes a region encoding these proteins:
- a CDS encoding MotA/TolQ/ExbB proton channel family protein, producing the protein MIHLFISALRRFSALAAIAGTLALAQTTSAQTAPGVSPSPPPAAAVQTGQKSLMDVYKSGGPLMHFILLCSVGTIAAVVYCFVAVNPGRMMPKTSHHSMVQFARHRDVNAAYQLSEQNPSAYAKVVGPALLKVNFERDHANKGSMEQAAGDALDREETRQMAWVNYLNVFATLAPMLGLLGTVTGMIASFDQLAAGRSEPADLAGGIGEAMITTAGGLFVGIPAMFFYFFFKNRLTSIMSEVQKNAAFVIDILSGEVALAEDDARSV; encoded by the coding sequence ATGATCCACCTGTTCATCTCCGCCCTTCGCCGCTTCTCTGCACTGGCCGCCATTGCAGGCACGCTTGCCCTGGCTCAGACGACCTCGGCGCAGACTGCCCCGGGGGTCTCACCTTCGCCGCCCCCCGCCGCCGCCGTTCAGACGGGTCAGAAAAGCCTCATGGACGTGTACAAGTCTGGCGGGCCCCTTATGCACTTCATCCTGCTCTGTTCCGTCGGCACCATTGCCGCCGTGGTCTATTGCTTCGTGGCGGTGAATCCAGGCCGCATGATGCCAAAAACCTCCCACCATAGCATGGTGCAATTTGCCCGGCATCGGGATGTGAACGCCGCCTATCAGCTCTCAGAACAGAACCCCTCTGCCTACGCCAAGGTGGTGGGGCCTGCACTCCTCAAAGTGAATTTTGAACGCGATCACGCGAACAAGGGCAGCATGGAGCAGGCAGCCGGTGACGCTCTGGACCGGGAGGAGACCCGCCAGATGGCCTGGGTAAACTACCTGAACGTGTTCGCCACCCTGGCTCCCATGCTTGGCCTTCTCGGCACGGTCACTGGCATGATCGCCTCCTTCGACCAGCTCGCCGCCGGCCGCAGCGAGCCCGCAGACCTCGCCGGGGGCATCGGTGAGGCCATGATCACCACCGCTGGCGGGCTCTTCGTAGGCATTCCGGCCATGTTCTTCTACTTCTTCTTCAAGAACCGCCTCACCTCCATCATGTCAGAAGTGCAGAAGAACGCGGCGTTCGTCATCGACATTCTCTCCGGCGAGGTCGCCCTTGCCGAGGACGACGCCCGCTCCGTCTGA
- a CDS encoding ExbD/TolR family protein: protein MAIPRRRRHPDEPSFQMTPMIDMTFLLLIFFMVTTKMSKEQVKLEVALPTASAAIQPEDLSNRDIVNIDHQGTFYVANNPVSSGELKAHLKERFKNAPPLKIYLRADKDTPTRKIREVMKMATEAGAADVIFGSYTR from the coding sequence ATGGCCATCCCCAGACGTCGCCGGCATCCGGACGAGCCCAGCTTTCAGATGACGCCGATGATCGACATGACCTTTCTCCTGCTCATCTTCTTCATGGTCACTACGAAGATGAGCAAGGAGCAGGTCAAACTGGAGGTGGCACTGCCCACCGCATCCGCTGCCATCCAGCCCGAGGACCTGTCCAACCGGGACATCGTCAACATAGACCACCAGGGCACCTTCTACGTGGCCAACAACCCGGTATCGTCCGGGGAGCTCAAGGCCCACCTGAAAGAACGGTTCAAGAACGCCCCTCCGTTGAAAATCTACCTGCGGGCCGACAAAGACACCCCCACACGAAAGATCCGTGAGGTGATGAAGATGGCCACAGAGGCCGGGGCCGCCGACGTCATATTTGGAAGCTACACCCGCTGA
- a CDS encoding ExbD/TolR family protein — MAIRRRKRHDPPVEVPMGPMIDMVFLLLVFFMVTSKPIKQESDISLALPGTVAQDESVEIPDEQRIQINQTGSVVLNELEMGDPGDTTLTRLSASLKRFKESADAARTKAMVTLDPHDLVPHQRVVDVLNACAQAGIRGVTFADSTMDGQGAQ; from the coding sequence ATGGCCATCCGTCGTCGCAAACGTCATGATCCGCCGGTTGAGGTGCCCATGGGCCCCATGATCGACATGGTCTTCCTCCTCCTGGTGTTCTTCATGGTCACCTCCAAGCCCATCAAGCAGGAGTCAGACATCAGCCTTGCCCTGCCTGGAACGGTGGCTCAGGACGAGTCCGTCGAAATTCCGGATGAACAGCGCATTCAAATCAACCAGACCGGCTCCGTGGTGCTGAATGAACTTGAGATGGGGGATCCTGGAGATACGACGCTGACGCGGCTTTCCGCAAGTTTGAAACGGTTCAAGGAGTCAGCGGATGCCGCGCGCACCAAGGCCATGGTCACCCTCGATCCACACGACCTGGTGCCGCACCAGCGGGTCGTGGATGTACTCAACGCCTGCGCTCAGGCTGGCATTCGCGGGGTCACTTTTGCCGACAGCACCATGGATGGACAAGGGGCACAGTGA
- a CDS encoding transposase, giving the protein MASPRFFADPLVPVAYYHCISRVVERRLAFGPQEKEQFVRLMRAYEGFCQVRVLSYCVMSNHFHIMVEVRKRPEGEVYSDVWLLKQAALIYSQPAVRMLKETLETFRSQGHDAAAEELKERYLGRMWDVSQFMKELKQRFCLSRSLATCNLTPL; this is encoded by the coding sequence ATGGCGTCTCCCCGCTTCTTTGCCGATCCGCTGGTTCCGGTTGCGTACTACCACTGCATTTCTCGGGTGGTCGAGAGGCGGTTGGCGTTTGGGCCGCAGGAGAAGGAGCAGTTTGTGCGCTTGATGCGGGCCTATGAGGGGTTCTGCCAGGTGCGGGTGTTGTCTTATTGTGTGATGTCCAACCACTTCCACATCATGGTTGAAGTCAGGAAGCGGCCTGAAGGGGAGGTGTATTCGGATGTTTGGCTGCTGAAGCAGGCGGCGTTGATCTATTCCCAACCGGCGGTGCGGATGCTCAAGGAGACTCTGGAAACCTTTCGCAGCCAGGGGCATGACGCGGCGGCCGAGGAACTCAAGGAGAGATACCTGGGCCGGATGTGGGATGTGAGCCAGTTCATGAAGGAGCTCAAACAGCGCTTTTGTCTCTCGCGTTCGCTCGCGACCTGCAATTTGACTCCGCTCTAA
- a CDS encoding Imm26 family immunity protein, whose amino-acid sequence MNHQRPKLTTGELLNIPLGTAGFGCAQVIHREEFGALVAVFDLIATQQISTDVLAMRAPKILAKAFVNTASARKRWHHSGALPLRPDVLKIPIFFYGTQMSGWTVQYPDGKTKFSSGQPVDRNEMLAKGFVHKVLWLAQDIEQFIAEGKPLEWPEKT is encoded by the coding sequence ATGAACCATCAAAGACCAAAACTAACTACAGGGGAATTGCTAAATATACCTTTGGGTACGGCAGGCTTCGGTTGCGCCCAGGTCATCCATCGTGAGGAGTTTGGGGCATTGGTTGCTGTCTTTGATCTAATCGCCACACAACAAATTTCAACTGATGTTTTGGCTATGCGAGCGCCAAAAATATTGGCCAAGGCATTTGTAAATACTGCATCTGCCCGAAAGCGCTGGCATCATAGTGGGGCACTTCCGCTTCGGCCAGACGTATTGAAGATACCGATTTTTTTTTATGGTACGCAAATGAGCGGTTGGACGGTGCAGTACCCTGATGGCAAGACTAAATTTTCTTCGGGGCAGCCTGTTGATCGAAATGAAATGTTGGCAAAAGGATTTGTTCATAAAGTGTTGTGGCTGGCCCAAGACATTGAACAATTCATCGCGGAAGGGAAACCACTGGAGTGGCCTGAGAAAACGTGA
- a CDS encoding polymorphic toxin-type HINT domain-containing protein, with amino-acid sequence MEDASSPPVKIGEKITYEDTRHDGMVVGVALADPATRWWRYYYNKYKTIKLDGLVQSRELLEKICFIVPQGERYSNEEVEMYPIAPNLLDRGESEEISLEYVDLSGDPMPGHRISASDAAGPSHRKIALHGIPLSDRKPQSKDESGELPEETFVDSFTRQINHVVSDVYSSVDSSLLPIVVRRSAREHGWSLRHGLRPMEFPDAPFGPGWSSNLCANIRFEDNFRKAIVTDEQGSCAIFYRSIPTLPADPNQPHVWVHSREEKQNAKTAFDSLETIRDASNAVVGFKYKKKYGAVCTYQITPIYQLHTSDRVDGSFKYVELRYARLTHVDDRWSNQLVYTYPSDTTLIPNKIHDPARPNQLVTITQADGVVTAVRGPSGETVSYSYSLQGTGDDEVRSLTTVQRGGSQVNYQYETVTEAAPSADLDPNGPLEPDHRHFNLTRIEDERGADYDFTYEFNHGNKYLEVSGAAFRLRSQLGLPRLVKKVTLPDASVVNFGGNRSIQTQADATISSGSVQTVVSGPCGTYTYTFSQPDVFVPLRNDPGKEDDPFSKQLTVFFSRMEIDTPAGSEVYNFDFDHGMALSSATDISGNTTTFHYGTVGSNGLGWDDPIQQVNALGKSRYFTYDDDTRVMKSMTDERGTLTSYTIQAGTGLRTKETISKGGSTLRVTDFDYGAGGFAGFLARTTVQSTTATGGDLVTEYTPDANGRVQKEAVTAGGGIELVTSYTYTGNGSKKTVTNPRGHTTTFTYDAQSLRLTGVENPDSTTRTLGYDAHGNLTSEVNERGVTTTHEYDALNRRKKSTVDMDDGADLASETTYTALNLPHTETDPRGTVTTHTYDGIGRRLTTTVGSGGDAQTTTCTYGANSGGSVFDVSGFKPTTITDPRGKVTTITYDGLYRPTVKQLPEGNTVTTTYDDAGNPEEVKDALNRITKTTFDGLNRPTQVEYPDATTQHSYYTPSGLVWKVVDELGRETLTQYDRAGRAVEVTLPEVNGVSPVTKTAYDANGNVIAVQDPLGNITTTVYDNRNRPTKVTSPYIWDALEGQWSRPEVNTTYDAGGNVLTVTDPLGKVTTKTYNNAGWGLTVTNALGQVTSSTYDRNGNVKTVTDALNRVVTNTYDIHNRLIETEDAEEQITTFGYDKNGNRTSVTDPRGKVTTFTYDDLNRLLKETFQEGVWTERHYDALRETSREDSAGREFTFGYDLRDRLTTTTWTVGGSPVVRTRVYDTAGRLTDVTETGRPEATVGYTYDALDRVATETSQGLTHTYTYDLGGRRTGSALGTGKTIATTYDSQGKPLTVTEGGRTTVYHYDLASRAVAQTQPNGLWQYNAYDDLGRLESRQTYTSADALQAQFLWTYDAVGNVTVQSERWPGEGARGAGWRSTVMVYDATNRLTGEAMAQPGSPVITTGYAYDTSSNRSVKLVSTDGSLTTQTLYTYNHFNQLTDWSEEDGLGAVTRTAALTYDLAGNRATQTLTTAEQSVQTTTYHWDAENRLEGVTLPNAEEHEYGYDYRTRRISRVENGIGTAIVFSGGLSVAEYESQGITPTVEYLRGPDMGGGVGGMMYSLRNGGTEAKYAMSNGRGDVVAQSNDAGALTWTASYEAYGKRPVETGTNLDRQRANTKEEDPTGLLNEGFRYRDIETGVWLSRDPAGFVDGPNLYAYVRQNPWTSFDPEGLWEHREYDGRDKRSIDYTRVSPSGVPQMRENVFEAPWYFPLAGEPKFVRTEWRDATETETHDFFLKNKDGKFVANTNGFSVFIQHASRTIPEKWSDAKDVMEEGALIGFTLGASAMQVVELPSGKNCFPSGTMVQTARGKVAIETLKEGDVVLAYDFLSECIVEKPVLKTHQHFTYFWIDIVAGDSKISATRFHLFWVENLGAWVPAVDLQPGMVLRLESGALTVVTLAKLRKLDEPEATHNFEVADLHNYFVGAQGFLVHNGEPVGDFKVYRRNDGYVGKTNDFSRRQAEWARDGFKIQPMHEGIKDNETARGVEQVEIENNRKGGIGPRQNNSIDQKRTDAKAVRMREKGAEYLREKSC; translated from the coding sequence ATGGAGGACGCTAGTTCGCCTCCAGTCAAAATTGGCGAGAAGATAACCTACGAAGACACACGTCATGACGGCATGGTGGTAGGAGTTGCGTTGGCGGACCCCGCCACCCGTTGGTGGCGCTACTACTACAACAAATACAAAACAATCAAGCTGGATGGACTGGTGCAGTCGCGAGAACTGCTGGAGAAGATTTGTTTCATTGTGCCTCAGGGTGAGCGGTACAGCAACGAAGAGGTGGAAATGTATCCCATTGCTCCCAATCTCCTGGACCGAGGGGAAAGTGAAGAAATCAGCCTGGAGTATGTGGATCTGAGTGGCGACCCCATGCCGGGGCACCGAATTTCCGCGTCAGATGCCGCAGGTCCATCTCATCGGAAGATCGCTTTGCACGGAATCCCGTTGTCAGATCGCAAGCCACAGAGCAAGGACGAGAGCGGAGAATTGCCCGAAGAGACATTCGTGGATTCGTTCACGCGCCAAATCAACCATGTCGTCAGTGACGTCTATTCTTCGGTGGACAGCAGTTTGCTTCCGATTGTGGTGAGGCGCAGCGCCAGGGAACACGGCTGGAGTCTGAGGCATGGACTCCGGCCAATGGAGTTTCCGGATGCCCCGTTTGGCCCAGGATGGTCCTCCAATCTCTGTGCGAACATCCGATTTGAAGACAATTTCCGCAAGGCGATTGTCACAGACGAGCAGGGGTCTTGTGCCATCTTCTATCGATCAATTCCTACCCTGCCTGCAGATCCCAATCAACCGCATGTGTGGGTTCACTCCCGCGAAGAGAAGCAAAATGCAAAGACCGCTTTCGACTCCCTAGAAACTATTCGGGATGCAAGCAATGCAGTGGTTGGATTCAAGTACAAGAAGAAATACGGGGCAGTATGCACCTATCAAATCACACCCATCTATCAGTTGCACACCAGTGATCGCGTGGATGGCAGTTTCAAGTATGTCGAGCTTCGATATGCCCGGCTCACTCACGTGGATGATCGGTGGAGCAATCAACTGGTCTATACCTACCCTTCGGACACCACGCTCATTCCCAACAAAATCCACGACCCTGCCAGACCGAATCAGCTCGTTACCATCACACAAGCTGATGGGGTTGTAACTGCCGTTCGGGGGCCCTCCGGGGAGACGGTGTCGTACTCATACTCCCTTCAAGGGACCGGGGACGATGAGGTAAGAAGCTTGACGACGGTGCAGCGAGGAGGGAGTCAGGTGAATTATCAGTACGAAACAGTCACGGAGGCGGCTCCCTCTGCGGATCTTGATCCCAATGGCCCTCTGGAACCTGACCATCGACATTTCAATCTCACCCGAATCGAAGATGAGCGAGGGGCGGACTATGACTTCACCTACGAGTTCAACCACGGCAACAAGTACCTGGAGGTCTCCGGTGCTGCGTTCCGTCTCCGCAGTCAGTTGGGCCTGCCGCGGTTGGTGAAAAAAGTCACTCTGCCCGACGCATCTGTCGTGAACTTTGGTGGCAATCGCTCGATTCAGACTCAAGCAGACGCCACGATCAGTTCGGGCAGCGTGCAAACAGTGGTGAGTGGGCCCTGTGGAACCTATACCTACACGTTCTCCCAGCCGGACGTCTTTGTGCCTCTCCGCAACGATCCCGGTAAAGAAGATGATCCCTTTAGCAAGCAGCTGACCGTCTTCTTCAGCCGCATGGAGATCGACACCCCGGCCGGGAGCGAGGTCTACAACTTCGACTTTGATCACGGCATGGCGCTCAGCTCGGCCACGGATATAAGCGGGAACACCACTACCTTCCACTATGGCACCGTGGGCTCCAACGGCCTCGGGTGGGATGATCCCATCCAGCAGGTCAATGCCCTGGGCAAGAGCCGCTACTTCACCTACGACGATGACACCCGCGTCATGAAGTCCATGACCGATGAGCGGGGGACGCTGACCAGCTACACGATTCAAGCTGGCACCGGGCTGCGGACCAAGGAAACCATCAGCAAGGGCGGCAGCACCTTGCGGGTCACCGACTTTGACTATGGTGCCGGCGGCTTTGCCGGGTTCCTGGCCAGGACCACCGTACAGAGCACCACGGCCACCGGGGGCGATCTGGTCACGGAGTACACCCCGGATGCCAATGGCCGGGTCCAGAAGGAAGCGGTCACGGCCGGAGGCGGCATCGAGCTGGTCACCAGCTACACCTACACGGGCAACGGCAGCAAGAAGACCGTCACCAATCCGCGCGGGCACACCACCACCTTCACCTACGACGCCCAGAGCCTGCGGCTCACGGGCGTGGAGAACCCCGACAGCACCACGCGAACCCTGGGTTATGACGCCCATGGCAACCTCACCAGTGAGGTCAATGAACGCGGGGTCACGACCACGCACGAGTATGACGCCTTGAACCGGCGCAAGAAGTCCACCGTGGACATGGATGACGGGGCCGACCTGGCGAGCGAAACTACCTACACGGCGCTGAACCTGCCGCACACGGAAACCGACCCACGCGGCACGGTCACCACCCACACCTATGACGGCATCGGCCGACGTCTTACCACCACGGTGGGCAGCGGCGGGGACGCCCAGACCACGACCTGCACCTACGGGGCCAACAGCGGGGGCAGCGTCTTTGATGTGAGCGGGTTCAAGCCCACCACGATCACCGACCCCCGCGGCAAGGTGACCACCATCACCTATGACGGCCTCTACCGGCCCACGGTCAAGCAGCTGCCGGAGGGCAACACCGTCACCACCACCTATGACGACGCGGGCAACCCCGAGGAGGTCAAGGACGCGCTCAATCGCATCACCAAGACCACCTTTGACGGCCTGAACCGTCCCACCCAGGTGGAGTATCCCGATGCCACCACCCAGCACTCTTATTACACCCCCTCCGGCCTGGTCTGGAAGGTCGTGGACGAGCTGGGACGTGAAACCCTCACCCAGTACGACCGGGCGGGTCGCGCTGTGGAGGTGACGCTGCCTGAGGTCAACGGAGTCAGCCCGGTGACCAAGACCGCCTATGACGCCAATGGCAATGTCATTGCCGTGCAGGATCCTCTGGGGAACATCACCACCACGGTCTATGACAACCGCAACCGCCCCACCAAGGTGACCTCCCCGTATATCTGGGATGCCCTGGAGGGCCAGTGGTCCCGGCCGGAGGTGAACACCACCTATGACGCCGGGGGCAATGTGCTCACGGTCACCGACCCTCTGGGCAAGGTCACCACCAAGACTTATAACAACGCCGGCTGGGGGCTCACTGTGACCAATGCCCTGGGGCAGGTGACCAGTTCCACCTATGACCGCAACGGCAACGTCAAGACGGTGACCGATGCGCTCAACCGGGTGGTGACCAACACCTATGACATCCACAACCGTCTCATCGAGACGGAAGATGCGGAGGAGCAGATCACCACCTTTGGTTATGACAAGAACGGCAACCGGACCTCGGTGACCGATCCGCGGGGCAAGGTGACCACGTTCACCTATGACGACCTCAACCGGCTCCTCAAAGAAACGTTCCAGGAGGGCGTGTGGACCGAGCGTCATTACGATGCCCTTCGTGAAACCTCCCGGGAGGACAGCGCGGGCCGTGAGTTCACCTTTGGGTATGACCTGCGCGACCGTCTCACCACCACGACCTGGACGGTGGGCGGCAGCCCGGTGGTGCGCACCCGGGTCTATGATACTGCGGGCCGTCTCACCGATGTGACCGAGACGGGGCGTCCCGAGGCCACGGTGGGTTACACCTATGACGCTCTTGACCGGGTGGCCACGGAAACCTCTCAGGGCCTCACGCACACCTACACCTATGACCTGGGCGGCCGCCGGACCGGGAGTGCATTGGGCACGGGCAAGACCATTGCCACCACCTACGACAGCCAGGGCAAACCGCTCACGGTGACCGAGGGCGGGCGTACCACGGTCTATCATTATGACCTGGCCAGCCGGGCGGTGGCCCAGACCCAGCCCAACGGGTTGTGGCAGTACAACGCCTATGACGACCTGGGCCGTCTGGAATCGCGCCAGACTTACACCAGCGCCGATGCCCTGCAGGCCCAGTTCCTGTGGACCTATGATGCGGTGGGCAATGTCACGGTGCAGTCCGAGCGCTGGCCCGGAGAAGGCGCACGTGGGGCAGGCTGGCGCAGCACGGTCATGGTGTATGACGCCACCAACCGGCTCACGGGTGAGGCCATGGCCCAGCCCGGCTCCCCGGTGATCACCACCGGTTATGCCTATGACACCAGCAGCAACCGCAGCGTCAAGCTGGTGAGCACGGACGGCAGCCTCACCACCCAGACACTCTACACCTACAACCACTTCAACCAGCTCACGGACTGGTCGGAGGAGGATGGGCTGGGGGCGGTGACACGCACCGCCGCCTTGACCTATGACCTGGCCGGCAACCGGGCCACCCAGACGCTCACCACCGCCGAGCAGTCCGTGCAGACCACCACCTACCACTGGGATGCAGAGAACCGGCTGGAAGGCGTGACCCTGCCGAATGCTGAGGAGCACGAGTATGGCTATGACTACCGGACCCGGCGCATCAGCCGGGTGGAAAACGGCATCGGTACGGCCATCGTGTTCAGCGGCGGCCTGAGCGTGGCCGAGTACGAGTCCCAGGGCATCACGCCCACGGTGGAATACCTGCGTGGCCCGGACATGGGTGGAGGCGTGGGTGGGATGATGTACAGCCTGCGCAACGGCGGGACCGAGGCGAAGTATGCGATGAGCAACGGCCGAGGAGACGTCGTGGCCCAGAGCAACGATGCCGGAGCCCTGACCTGGACAGCCAGCTACGAAGCCTACGGCAAACGTCCAGTGGAAACCGGGACCAACCTGGACCGTCAGCGGGCCAACACCAAAGAGGAAGATCCGACCGGGCTGCTCAACGAAGGGTTTCGCTACCGTGACATCGAGACCGGTGTCTGGCTGAGCCGCGACCCGGCGGGGTTCGTGGATGGCCCCAACTTGTATGCGTATGTGCGGCAGAATCCGTGGACGAGCTTTGATCCAGAGGGGTTGTGGGAACATAGGGAGTACGATGGGAGGGACAAACGTAGTATCGACTACACCCGTGTCAGCCCAAGCGGAGTGCCGCAGATGCGGGAAAACGTATTTGAAGCTCCATGGTATTTTCCGCTGGCTGGGGAGCCCAAATTTGTTCGTACCGAATGGCGTGATGCAACGGAAACGGAGACTCACGACTTCTTTCTGAAGAACAAAGATGGCAAGTTTGTCGCCAACACGAATGGATTCTCAGTGTTCATTCAGCATGCTTCACGCACGATTCCAGAGAAGTGGTCTGACGCAAAGGACGTAATGGAAGAGGGGGCGTTGATTGGGTTTACGCTGGGAGCATCTGCGATGCAAGTCGTTGAACTGCCTAGTGGCAAAAACTGTTTTCCTTCCGGCACAATGGTTCAAACGGCTCGAGGCAAGGTTGCAATTGAAACACTCAAGGAGGGTGACGTTGTGCTGGCCTATGATTTCTTAAGTGAATGTATCGTAGAGAAACCGGTCCTCAAGACGCACCAGCATTTTACCTACTTCTGGATCGACATCGTTGCAGGTGATTCAAAGATTTCCGCCACTCGATTTCATCTGTTTTGGGTCGAAAACCTTGGGGCATGGGTTCCTGCAGTCGATTTACAACCTGGAATGGTGCTTCGTCTTGAGAGCGGTGCATTGACGGTTGTCACCCTCGCAAAACTAAGAAAACTAGATGAGCCTGAGGCGACGCACAATTTTGAAGTTGCAGACCTCCATAACTACTTCGTGGGGGCTCAAGGATTTCTGGTTCACAATGGCGAACCAGTAGGTGACTTCAAAGTGTACCGGCGTAACGATGGTTATGTAGGTAAGACCAACGACTTCAGCAGGAGGCAAGCAGAATGGGCTCGTGATGGATTTAAAATCCAGCCGATGCATGAGGGCATCAAAGACAACGAAACAGCTCGTGGAGTTGAGCAAGTGGAGATTGAAAATAATCGAAAAGGTGGTATTGGGCCTCGTCAAAACAATTCAATTGATCAAAAGAGAACGGACGCGAAGGCTGTGCGAATGCGAGAGAAGGGGGCAGAATACCTTAGAGAGAAATCGTGTTGA
- the dxs gene encoding 1-deoxy-D-xylulose-5-phosphate synthase, which produces MPELPDIHSPADLKALPQEQLPELAERIRQTLITTLAETGGHLGPNLGVVELTLALHRVFDTPKDKFVFDVAHQGYVHKMLTHRWDRIHTIRQYEGLNGFLLRTESEHDSYGAGHAGTALSAALGMAVGRDLRGSDEHVVCVAGDAAFTCGPTFEALNNAAAQTKRLIVVLNDNEWSIDRNVGALAKYFNHIATHPTYAHLHQTAAGLLEMIGGKVIRRLAGKVEESAKGFLLATNSQPSASTSVIFEEFGFRYYGPIDGHDLPLLIKTFEFLKTQNEPVLLHIITEKGRGYKPALEDPGKFHGLGKYKIETGEAIAGGTPTFSQIYARSVTDFAKADEKIVAITAAMPGGTGLSVFKKEIPERYYDVGIAEEHAALFACGLATQGLKPFLTIYSTFMQRAYDMIIHDMAIQKLPVRLCMDRGGLSGDDGPTHHGLFDIGYLRLVPNLVHMQAKDEDEFVDMLWTMAHYEGGPIAIRYPRGSGTGATPKDKPVLLEIGKAEVVESQGQVALIGLGSMFEVAEQTRQLLAARGIDAALINPRWIKPMDTAVIEQFARQCKVVCTFEDHVLHNGFGCAVIEHLNDAGIKTPVARVGWPDEFIEHGTPAILRKKHGMTAEAAVEKILALLQ; this is translated from the coding sequence ATGCCGGAACTGCCCGACATTCACTCGCCTGCCGACCTCAAAGCACTGCCACAGGAGCAACTGCCCGAGCTGGCAGAACGGATCCGCCAGACCCTGATCACCACCCTGGCGGAAACCGGCGGGCACCTGGGGCCCAATCTGGGCGTCGTGGAGCTGACTCTGGCCCTGCATCGCGTCTTTGACACGCCGAAGGACAAGTTCGTCTTTGATGTGGCCCACCAGGGCTATGTGCACAAGATGCTCACCCACCGCTGGGATCGCATTCACACCATCCGCCAGTACGAGGGGCTCAATGGCTTCCTGCTCCGCACTGAGAGCGAGCATGACTCCTATGGTGCAGGCCACGCTGGCACCGCCCTCTCCGCCGCTCTGGGCATGGCCGTCGGCCGGGACCTCCGCGGCTCTGACGAGCATGTGGTGTGTGTGGCGGGCGACGCCGCCTTCACCTGCGGCCCCACGTTTGAAGCGCTGAACAACGCCGCTGCGCAGACCAAGCGACTGATCGTGGTGCTCAATGACAATGAGTGGAGCATCGACCGCAACGTCGGTGCCCTTGCCAAGTACTTCAATCACATCGCCACCCATCCCACGTATGCCCATCTGCACCAGACGGCCGCTGGCCTGCTGGAGATGATTGGCGGCAAGGTGATCCGCCGACTGGCAGGCAAGGTGGAAGAGAGCGCCAAGGGCTTCCTCCTGGCGACCAACTCCCAGCCCAGCGCCTCCACCTCCGTGATCTTTGAGGAGTTTGGCTTCCGCTACTACGGTCCCATCGACGGGCACGACCTGCCGCTCTTGATCAAGACCTTTGAGTTTCTCAAGACGCAAAACGAGCCAGTTCTGCTGCACATCATCACGGAGAAAGGGCGTGGCTACAAGCCGGCGCTGGAAGATCCGGGCAAGTTCCACGGGCTGGGCAAGTACAAGATCGAGACGGGCGAAGCCATCGCCGGCGGCACCCCCACCTTCTCGCAGATCTATGCGCGCAGTGTGACGGACTTCGCCAAGGCGGATGAGAAGATCGTGGCCATCACGGCTGCCATGCCGGGAGGCACCGGGCTGAGCGTTTTCAAAAAGGAGATCCCCGAGCGCTACTATGACGTGGGCATCGCAGAGGAGCATGCCGCCCTGTTTGCCTGTGGCCTGGCCACGCAAGGGCTGAAGCCGTTCCTCACGATCTACTCCACCTTCATGCAGCGGGCCTATGACATGATTATTCATGACATGGCCATCCAGAAGCTGCCCGTGCGCCTGTGCATGGACCGCGGCGGCCTGAGCGGCGATGACGGCCCCACCCACCACGGTCTCTTTGACATTGGTTACCTGCGTCTGGTGCCGAATCTCGTGCACATGCAGGCCAAGGATGAGGATGAGTTCGTGGACATGCTCTGGACCATGGCCCACTACGAAGGCGGTCCCATCGCCATCCGCTATCCTCGTGGCAGCGGCACCGGAGCCACGCCCAAGGACAAGCCTGTTCTGCTGGAGATCGGCAAGGCCGAGGTGGTGGAGTCGCAGGGGCAGGTGGCTCTGATTGGTCTGGGCTCCATGTTCGAGGTGGCAGAGCAGACCCGGCAGTTGCTGGCAGCCCGTGGCATTGATGCCGCCCTGATCAACCCCCGCTGGATCAAGCCCATGGACACGGCGGTCATTGAGCAGTTCGCCAGGCAGTGCAAGGTGGTCTGCACCTTTGAAGATCATGTATTGCACAACGGCTTTGGCTGTGCGGTCATCGAGCACCTCAACGATGCCGGGATCAAGACGCCCGTGGCCCGCGTGGGCTGGCCGGATGAGTTCATCGAGCACGGCACTCCTGCCATCCTTCGCAAGAAGCATGGTATGACGGCTGAAGCTGCGGTGGAGAAGATTCTCGCCTTGCTGCAGTAG